A genomic stretch from Achromobacter spanius includes:
- a CDS encoding SOS response-associated peptidase, which yields MCSHYQTLKDAELLLKKFGVRDKTAAIGKYDMWPRYQGVFVRRPVEHDAGDEAVPEREAVAGRWGLISAMTKPDGLDKVGKLSTFNARSETARKSFTFGNAWRRAQHCIIPADAIFEPDHREETKARFQTDKSVPTRFTRADGAPLGIAGIWDRYRDEAGQWQESYTMLTINADNDPLFRLYHQPGKEKRMVVILPEGAYGDWLTAPVEATRDLLVPIPSDKLVATPMK from the coding sequence ATGTGCAGCCACTACCAGACCCTGAAAGACGCTGAGCTGCTGCTTAAGAAGTTCGGCGTGCGCGACAAGACAGCCGCGATCGGCAAGTACGACATGTGGCCGCGCTACCAGGGCGTGTTCGTGCGGCGACCGGTGGAGCATGACGCGGGCGACGAGGCTGTACCGGAGCGGGAAGCCGTGGCCGGCCGCTGGGGTCTCATCAGCGCCATGACCAAGCCCGATGGGCTGGACAAGGTGGGCAAGCTTTCGACGTTCAACGCTCGCAGTGAGACCGCGCGAAAGTCGTTCACGTTCGGCAACGCCTGGCGCCGTGCCCAGCACTGCATCATCCCGGCAGACGCGATATTCGAGCCTGACCATCGCGAGGAAACCAAGGCCAGGTTCCAGACCGATAAATCGGTGCCGACCAGATTCACACGTGCGGATGGTGCGCCGCTCGGCATAGCCGGCATCTGGGATCGGTACCGAGACGAGGCCGGCCAGTGGCAAGAGAGCTACACCATGCTGACCATCAATGCCGACAACGATCCACTGTTCCGGCTCTACCATCAGCCCGGCAAGGAAAAGCGCATGGTCGTCATCCTGCCGGAAGGCGCATACGGCGACTGGCTGACCGCGCCGGTCGAAGCGACCCGCGACCTCCTGGTCCCCATTCCCTCCGACAAGCTAGTCGCAACGCCGATGAAGTGA